One Sodalinema gerasimenkoae IPPAS B-353 DNA segment encodes these proteins:
- a CDS encoding pentapeptide repeat-containing protein translates to MYDLLGPSYRSVFYRPILRLLLGRSLAGIAAIGILVIMAMMCVSPAALAEGIDPPLLTEAMLQQRLERVRPDQGQPVIDLSQVTIDLRGSSLGETGEPFADYFYRQLRPYLNRPSLQPRLDLTGSNIRGTFRIQPLSLNVPLYGQQLSLLLSENERKQLERDRRRRSQLQQLSSSILSTSQDSARPNFQVRLFRGQLVLEGTQFLDNVDWSNTFLLGGIEGRGAIFRGEVQAAESRFSKRFKLTQAQFLRPVRFHNSIFFTDVDLNRVQFQGELDLTGATFEGGGNFRSSQFKDFADFAGSKWLETADFSDTDWRNRGDFSKSKFVKVLYFTNAMILDSLSFREAQFLKFINFRGGRFQKLLDFSDAQFMSEAYLNISNLTFDANESQIIGNPGKIGRVLSIPTLQGNENLLINLVRNFRDLEQIEDANQVNYKRIILVQRDLFKRVFASNLNTASRETLRQIGFSQVQISEIVQHRQEQLFSSLSEMLSLETVSLNTYTQVRDRLIAVPPTSWKIRLYLALKLVFVTVLLALSRYGTSFALVFGVGAIVIAYFACLFWFIDRYRRLRPQRILPTVYESFCVLVTTGVVVSIGVIDIVQSSPQPGLTLACLAVVMLPIPGLLTLRMYQQGRYHDLMDISYFVEDGAFRELRLMISRLPIMPRFPFFRDRFEPILFDRRWGWLNYYDFSLNNLLKFGFNDIRLRDRHLPGLITALAWYQWGLGILYISLLFWTLSRTIPGLNLFLYF, encoded by the coding sequence TTGTACGATCTGCTAGGGCCATCTTACCGGTCTGTTTTCTATCGTCCTATTTTGAGGCTCCTATTGGGGCGATCGCTGGCAGGAATTGCGGCGATTGGGATTTTGGTGATTATGGCTATGATGTGCGTCTCGCCGGCGGCGCTGGCTGAGGGGATAGACCCCCCATTGTTAACTGAGGCAATGTTACAGCAACGGCTGGAGAGGGTGAGACCGGATCAGGGCCAGCCGGTGATTGATTTAAGCCAAGTCACCATTGATTTACGTGGGAGTTCTCTAGGGGAGACGGGGGAACCCTTTGCGGATTACTTTTATCGGCAGTTACGCCCGTATCTCAATCGTCCCTCGTTGCAACCCCGATTGGATTTAACGGGTTCAAACATTCGCGGGACTTTTAGAATTCAACCTCTGAGTTTGAATGTGCCTTTATATGGGCAGCAATTATCCTTATTGTTGTCGGAAAATGAGCGCAAGCAACTTGAGCGCGATCGCCGTCGTCGTTCTCAGTTACAGCAATTATCGAGTAGCATCCTTTCGACATCCCAGGATAGCGCTCGACCGAATTTTCAGGTGCGTTTATTTCGGGGGCAGTTAGTGTTAGAAGGAACCCAGTTTTTAGATAATGTAGATTGGAGTAATACGTTCTTATTAGGGGGGATTGAGGGACGAGGTGCCATATTTCGGGGCGAAGTGCAGGCGGCGGAATCTCGATTTAGTAAGCGGTTTAAGTTAACGCAAGCGCAGTTTCTACGACCAGTTCGGTTTCATAATAGTATCTTTTTTACGGATGTGGATTTGAATCGGGTTCAATTTCAGGGTGAACTTGATTTGACGGGAGCGACCTTTGAAGGAGGTGGTAATTTCAGAAGTAGTCAATTCAAAGATTTTGCCGATTTTGCAGGCAGTAAATGGCTGGAGACTGCTGATTTCTCAGATACAGACTGGCGCAATCGTGGAGATTTTTCCAAATCTAAATTTGTGAAAGTCCTTTATTTCACGAATGCCATGATTTTAGATAGCCTTAGTTTTCGAGAGGCACAGTTTTTGAAGTTTATCAATTTCCGAGGAGGACGTTTTCAGAAGCTGTTAGATTTTAGTGATGCTCAGTTTATGTCAGAGGCGTATTTAAATATCTCTAATTTAACCTTTGATGCTAATGAGTCTCAGATTATTGGCAATCCTGGAAAAATTGGACGGGTATTGTCAATCCCCACATTGCAAGGCAACGAAAATCTGTTAATCAATCTCGTCCGTAACTTTCGGGATTTAGAGCAAATTGAGGATGCTAATCAGGTTAATTACAAACGCATTATTTTGGTGCAGCGAGATTTATTCAAACGGGTGTTTGCCAGTAATTTAAATACGGCATCTCGCGAGACCTTGCGACAAATTGGTTTTTCTCAGGTTCAGATTTCCGAGATTGTACAGCATCGTCAGGAGCAGTTATTTTCCAGTTTAAGTGAGATGCTGAGTTTGGAGACGGTGTCGTTGAATACCTATACCCAGGTGCGCGATCGCCTGATTGCCGTACCCCCAACCTCGTGGAAGATACGACTTTATTTAGCCTTGAAATTGGTGTTTGTGACGGTGTTGTTGGCTTTGAGTCGCTATGGAACCAGTTTTGCCTTGGTGTTTGGGGTGGGGGCGATCGTGATCGCCTATTTTGCTTGTCTCTTTTGGTTTATTGATCGCTATCGTCGTCTGCGGCCTCAACGGATTCTACCAACGGTTTATGAGAGTTTCTGTGTGCTGGTGACAACGGGCGTTGTTGTGAGTATTGGCGTGATTGATATTGTCCAGAGTTCCCCCCAGCCGGGGTTGACGTTGGCCTGTTTGGCGGTGGTGATGTTGCCAATTCCGGGACTGTTGACCCTGCGGATGTATCAGCAAGGGCGCTACCATGATTTGATGGATATCTCTTATTTTGTTGAGGATGGGGCCTTTCGGGAGTTGCGGTTGATGATTAGTCGTTTGCCAATTATGCCCCGGTTTCCCTTTTTCCGCGATCGCTTTGAACCGATTTTGTTCGATCGCCGTTGGGGCTGGTTGAATTATTATGATTTTAGTCTCAATAATTTACTGAAGTTTGGCTTTAATGATATTCGCTTGCGCGATCGGCATCTGCCGGGGTTGATTACGGCGTTGGCATGGTATCAATGGGGGCTGGGGATTCTCTATATTAGTTTGTTGTTTTGGACGTTGTCGCGGACGATTCCGGGGTTGAATCTGTTTTTGTATTTTTAA
- a CDS encoding glycoside hydrolase family 13 protein: MQVQTPDWVKHAVFYQIFPDRFAKADPPSGSYLPTPTQFEPWNEPPTAQGYKGGNLWGVIEKLDYLQELGITAIYLTPIFQSACNHRYHTHDYYQIDPILGGNEAFEALLDRAHARNIKVVIDGVFNHASRGFYFFNDILENGPYSPWLDWFRIEKWPLSAYDGDRPANYVSWVGNRALPQFNHDNPEVREYIMQVGEHWIRQGVDGWRLDVPFEVKTPGFWVEFRDRIKALNPDAYIVGEVWKDAAQWLDGRQFDAVMNYEFTGPTIAYVAGDRVVRELVEFHDYDPYPALSAEDYGQKMQDLLKLYPWEIQLVQLNLLDSHDTPRMVTLASEDLPSFKLAALLKMTFPGAPCIYYGDEVGVNGGHDPDCRKTFPESSQWNREIYQMYQQLITLRHHYLALRTGNYEILLAQDSLYAFVRTLADAEDVIIAINAGEQPEQLTLEPLSPNPKSLELKYGDRSTAQSLTSQGTTISFELPPRSGCILANT, translated from the coding sequence ATGCAAGTACAAACCCCAGATTGGGTTAAGCACGCCGTATTCTATCAAATCTTTCCCGATCGCTTCGCCAAAGCCGATCCCCCCTCGGGGAGCTATCTCCCAACCCCCACCCAGTTTGAACCCTGGAATGAGCCACCCACCGCCCAAGGCTATAAAGGCGGTAACCTCTGGGGTGTCATTGAAAAATTAGACTATCTCCAAGAGTTAGGAATCACCGCCATCTACCTAACGCCCATCTTCCAATCCGCCTGTAACCATCGCTACCACACCCACGACTACTATCAAATTGACCCTATCCTCGGCGGAAACGAAGCCTTCGAGGCCCTCCTCGATCGCGCCCACGCCCGAAATATTAAAGTGGTCATCGATGGGGTATTTAACCATGCCAGTCGGGGCTTCTACTTCTTCAACGATATCCTGGAAAACGGCCCCTACTCCCCCTGGCTAGACTGGTTCCGTATCGAGAAATGGCCCCTGAGCGCCTATGACGGCGATCGCCCCGCCAATTACGTCAGTTGGGTCGGTAATCGCGCCCTGCCCCAATTCAACCACGATAACCCCGAAGTTCGGGAATATATCATGCAGGTGGGAGAACATTGGATTCGCCAAGGTGTTGACGGCTGGCGCTTAGACGTTCCCTTTGAAGTCAAAACCCCCGGCTTCTGGGTGGAATTTCGCGATCGCATCAAAGCCCTCAACCCCGACGCCTATATCGTAGGAGAAGTCTGGAAAGATGCCGCCCAATGGCTCGACGGACGGCAATTTGACGCCGTCATGAACTACGAATTCACCGGCCCCACCATCGCCTACGTCGCCGGCGATCGCGTCGTCCGAGAACTGGTAGAGTTTCATGATTATGACCCCTACCCCGCCCTCAGCGCCGAAGACTACGGGCAAAAAATGCAAGATCTCCTCAAACTGTATCCCTGGGAGATCCAACTCGTACAACTCAACCTGCTCGACAGTCACGACACTCCGCGCATGGTTACCCTCGCCAGCGAAGATCTCCCCAGCTTCAAGCTAGCCGCCCTACTCAAAATGACCTTCCCCGGCGCTCCCTGTATCTACTACGGCGACGAAGTGGGAGTCAATGGCGGTCATGATCCCGACTGTCGCAAAACCTTCCCCGAGTCCTCCCAATGGAACCGGGAGATCTATCAAATGTATCAACAGCTCATCACCCTGCGCCATCACTACCTCGCCCTAAGAACCGGCAACTACGAGATTTTACTCGCCCAGGATAGCCTCTACGCCTTCGTACGGACCCTCGCCGACGCCGAAGATGTCATCATCGCCATCAACGCCGGAGAACAGCCCGAACAACTCACCCTAGAACCCCTATCCCCCAATCCCAAATCCCTAGAATTAAAATATGGCGATCGCTCCACCGCCCAAAGTCTCACCAGCCAAGGAACCACCATCTCCTTTGAACTCCCCCCCCGTTCCGGCTGCATCCTAGCCAACACCTAA
- a CDS encoding ABC transporter ATP-binding protein, with product MAIAATGVEMSYLAGHKRIQILKQVDLMIERGQVQLLMGPSGSGKTTLLSILAGLLAPTAGSVCLLGEEITRMSRQQLSQFRLNRLGFIFQGFNLFPALTAAENVEVALNLQGIHGRNARQSAQEMLERVGLGDKGQNRPRDLSGGQKQRVAIARALVTQPEIVMADEPTAALDSKSGHAVMELLRRLAIDDDVTVLMVTHDPRILDVADSVTYLEDGEIREK from the coding sequence ATGGCGATCGCCGCGACGGGCGTAGAAATGTCGTACCTTGCCGGTCATAAGCGGATTCAGATTCTCAAACAGGTGGATCTCATGATTGAGCGGGGTCAGGTGCAACTGCTCATGGGACCGTCTGGTTCGGGGAAAACGACCCTGCTGTCGATTCTGGCGGGACTGTTGGCACCGACGGCCGGCTCAGTCTGTCTGCTGGGCGAGGAAATTACTCGTATGTCTCGGCAACAGTTGTCTCAGTTTCGCTTAAATCGCTTGGGCTTTATCTTTCAAGGCTTTAATCTCTTCCCGGCCCTGACGGCGGCGGAAAATGTGGAAGTGGCTCTCAATCTCCAAGGGATTCATGGACGCAATGCCCGTCAGTCGGCTCAGGAGATGCTGGAGCGGGTCGGTTTGGGGGATAAAGGTCAAAATCGCCCTCGGGACTTGTCTGGGGGGCAAAAACAACGGGTGGCGATCGCCCGAGCGTTGGTGACGCAACCGGAGATTGTTATGGCGGACGAACCAACGGCGGCGTTGGATTCCAAAAGCGGTCATGCGGTGATGGAGTTATTGCGTCGCTTGGCAATTGATGATGATGTGACGGTGTTAATGGTGACTCATGATCCTCGGATTCTGGATGTGGCGGATTCGGTGACCTATTTGGAGGATGGGGAGATTCGGGAGAAGTAG
- a CDS encoding FtsX-like permease family protein — translation MASLARKNLLEDIPRFLIAQAGIVFAVTLVTVQMGIFRGFLKSTALIPERSEADIWISSEEMVYFELTPSLPVELLFQAREVEGVALAEPLLLPPGQWNGPGGTIAPLRLIGFDPGGELFSPWNLTQGSLARLQTPYTIIVDDSQLDALNLEGLGDRGMINSLPAEVVGVTEGTQSIASSVFVFTSLETANTYATTGIGTSVNCQVDTDGNMACTNTYQRQPRTSSEAIEPPPTPSPLRRSDALTHILIRAEAGEDLQGLKQRLNEALPGTQAFTSQELAQRTRDYWQNRTGIGFVLGFGAGLGVVVGIAIVGQILYSSVSDRLKEFGTLKAMGASDWVLYRVIIEQALWMAVLGYLPGMALCLGLSQWVSSSMGIIILITPASAAGIFLLTTVMCVGSGFFAIQKVTRVDPAIVFKA, via the coding sequence ATGGCTTCCCTTGCGCGTAAAAATCTCCTTGAGGATATCCCTCGCTTCTTGATTGCCCAAGCCGGAATCGTCTTTGCGGTCACCCTTGTGACTGTGCAGATGGGGATTTTTCGCGGATTTCTCAAATCAACGGCCTTAATTCCCGAGCGCTCTGAAGCGGATATTTGGATCTCCTCGGAAGAGATGGTCTATTTCGAGTTAACGCCATCCCTTCCCGTTGAACTTCTCTTTCAAGCTCGGGAAGTCGAGGGAGTTGCCCTCGCAGAACCCCTACTCTTGCCTCCAGGACAATGGAATGGGCCTGGAGGAACCATCGCCCCCTTACGCCTGATTGGCTTCGATCCCGGAGGCGAACTGTTTTCTCCTTGGAACCTCACCCAAGGGAGTCTCGCGCGACTGCAAACTCCCTACACCATTATTGTTGATGACTCCCAGCTTGACGCATTGAACTTAGAGGGACTCGGCGATCGCGGGATGATCAACTCGTTGCCCGCTGAGGTGGTGGGAGTGACTGAGGGGACCCAATCGATCGCCTCTAGCGTATTTGTTTTTACATCCCTAGAAACCGCCAACACCTATGCTACTACCGGAATCGGTACCTCGGTCAATTGCCAGGTAGATACAGATGGCAACATGGCCTGTACTAACACCTATCAGCGGCAACCGAGAACCTCCTCTGAGGCGATCGAGCCACCTCCAACGCCCTCCCCCTTACGGCGTTCTGATGCCCTAACCCATATTCTGATCCGAGCTGAGGCCGGGGAAGATTTGCAAGGGTTAAAACAACGGCTGAATGAGGCTCTCCCAGGAACCCAGGCCTTCACCAGTCAGGAACTGGCCCAACGCACCCGCGACTACTGGCAAAACCGCACGGGGATCGGCTTTGTGTTAGGCTTTGGGGCTGGATTGGGTGTTGTTGTCGGAATTGCCATTGTTGGGCAAATTCTCTATTCCTCCGTTTCCGATCGCCTGAAGGAGTTTGGTACGTTGAAGGCCATGGGAGCCTCGGATTGGGTGCTCTATCGAGTCATCATCGAACAAGCGCTCTGGATGGCGGTGTTAGGTTATCTGCCGGGGATGGCTCTGTGTCTGGGGTTGTCCCAATGGGTCAGTTCGAGTATGGGCATCATCATCTTGATTACGCCCGCCTCGGCTGCGGGGATTTTCCTGCTGACAACGGTGATGTGTGTTGGATCTGGCTTTTTTGCAATTCAGAAGGTCACGCGGGTCGATCCAGCCATTGTATTTAAAGCTTAG
- a CDS encoding acylphosphatase, whose product MTSHETLNDLPATAIRVLISGRVQGVGFRYSTQQKARELGVSGWVRNRRDGSVEAVFEGAPTSVQTAIAWCHHGPAMAEVNHVETFREATQDLCQFDIWPTT is encoded by the coding sequence ATGACCAGCCACGAGACTCTCAATGATCTGCCCGCCACCGCAATCCGAGTCTTGATTTCTGGACGAGTTCAAGGGGTTGGCTTCCGGTATTCCACGCAACAGAAAGCGCGAGAACTGGGGGTGTCTGGATGGGTTCGCAACCGCCGCGATGGTTCAGTTGAAGCCGTTTTTGAAGGTGCGCCTACCTCCGTTCAAACTGCCATCGCCTGGTGTCATCACGGGCCAGCGATGGCAGAGGTTAATCATGTCGAGACCTTCCGGGAAGCGACCCAGGATTTATGCCAATTTGACATCTGGCCGACGACCTGA
- a CDS encoding WD40 repeat domain-containing protein yields MTLMDWTIPLHRQQLDFIKRLQELRQSPGSPLLLNHGHPGVWSEQVTIGGDRLSQIRSHCRQRILSSDPTVSVNQLWEQYLLEELANTAVTLIWSKGLNPIEETPNHFYWREEGSTPQAWVPRVQVLAVSGPATSDLIRPEEVNGCDLLIWVAVEESLDDAYQDYHPIILGFLPSDRLPPQGSFTLDHLWYGGGLDGYIQLAQPQPPRSLDTWLLPLMGGSNYTYPVAIAADGKTLATTSYDGRLKLWRFQESQLQEVLGGRSWSTTPSNLNSEGQTLSTQDTDSIYRTCHAPNGQLLRSLPGLASGVTTILLDASGKWLICGGQEGTIAIWQVETGQKQQSFHAHDGAVRFLAISTPGNTFASTGTDRRLRVWQWQDNTASLIFSKVREGISSITLSPDGSQVGCGLQNGQVDVWDVASGNLCYHLNAHSGPVRSLAISEEGTSLASSSLERTLKLWKTDTGNLEGLRTGQTDPLISLLPYGDGSWIELNLFQGDPPNWTTCQ; encoded by the coding sequence ATGACCCTCATGGACTGGACGATTCCCCTGCATAGGCAACAATTGGACTTTATTAAACGCTTGCAAGAACTGCGCCAGAGTCCAGGTTCCCCCTTACTCCTGAATCACGGTCATCCCGGGGTGTGGTCAGAACAGGTGACAATTGGTGGCGATCGCCTCAGTCAGATTCGCTCCCACTGTCGTCAACGCATCCTCTCGTCAGATCCAACGGTGTCCGTTAACCAGTTGTGGGAACAGTATCTCTTAGAGGAGTTAGCCAACACCGCCGTCACCCTAATTTGGTCTAAGGGACTCAACCCCATTGAGGAGACCCCCAATCACTTTTATTGGCGCGAGGAAGGGTCAACCCCTCAGGCTTGGGTTCCGCGAGTTCAGGTGCTGGCGGTGTCGGGGCCAGCCACCTCTGATTTAATCCGTCCTGAGGAGGTCAATGGCTGCGATTTACTGATTTGGGTGGCCGTTGAAGAGTCTCTTGACGATGCCTATCAGGACTATCACCCAATCATTTTAGGCTTCTTGCCCAGCGATCGCCTGCCCCCCCAGGGGTCATTCACCTTAGACCATCTCTGGTATGGGGGAGGGTTAGACGGCTATATCCAACTGGCCCAACCCCAGCCACCCCGTTCCTTAGATACCTGGCTTCTGCCCCTGATGGGCGGCTCCAATTATACTTATCCCGTGGCGATCGCCGCCGATGGCAAAACCTTAGCCACCACCAGTTATGATGGCCGCTTAAAACTCTGGCGTTTTCAGGAGAGCCAACTGCAAGAGGTTCTGGGGGGCCGCAGTTGGTCCACCACCCCCTCCAACTTAAACTCAGAAGGGCAAACCCTATCGACCCAGGATACTGATAGCATTTATCGCACCTGTCACGCCCCCAATGGTCAACTCCTGCGATCGTTGCCGGGCCTAGCTAGTGGTGTGACTACCATTTTGCTAGATGCCTCCGGGAAATGGCTGATTTGTGGCGGGCAAGAAGGGACCATTGCGATTTGGCAAGTTGAGACGGGGCAGAAACAGCAGTCCTTTCATGCCCATGATGGCGCCGTGCGTTTTTTAGCCATTTCCACCCCCGGAAATACCTTTGCTAGTACCGGGACCGATCGCCGCCTTCGGGTTTGGCAATGGCAAGACAATACAGCCAGCCTAATCTTCTCCAAAGTTCGGGAGGGCATCTCCAGCATTACCCTATCCCCTGATGGCTCTCAAGTGGGCTGTGGCTTGCAAAATGGACAGGTGGATGTTTGGGATGTCGCCAGTGGAAACCTCTGCTATCATCTCAACGCCCATTCCGGCCCCGTGCGATCGCTGGCCATCAGTGAAGAGGGCACATCCCTCGCCAGCAGCAGCCTAGAACGAACCTTAAAACTTTGGAAAACCGACACCGGAAATCTAGAGGGATTGCGTACTGGACAAACTGACCCTCTGATTTCCCTATTACCCTATGGTGATGGCTCTTGGATTGAGTTAAATCTCTTTCAAGGAGACCCTCCAAACTGGACAACTTGCCAATAA
- a CDS encoding NAD(P)H-quinone oxidoreductase subunit N, with the protein MDVANLASQLNAETILPEGIVLTTLLLVLIGDLISGRKSAKWTPYVAIVGLLAAVAALALQWDNPTPLGFLGAFNSDPLSLIFRGIIALSTAVTLLMSVRYVEQSGTSLAEFIAILMTATLGGMFLAGANELVTVFVALETLSISSYLLTGYMKRDTRSNEAALKYLLIGASSSAVFLYGVSLLYGLSSGQTQLDEIAVVIANSPDSQAIGMAIALVFTITGIAFKISAVPFHQWTPDVYEGSPTPVVAFLSVGSKAAGFAIAIRLLVTAFGSMTDQWHFVFTALAILSMVLGNVVALAQTSMKRMLAYSSIAQAGFVTIGLLAGTDAGYASMMFYLMVYLFMNLGAFTCVILFSLRTGTDRISEYAGLYQKDPLLTLGLSICLLSLGGIPPLAGFFGKIYLFWAGWQAGLYGLVLLGLVTSVVSIYYYIRVVKMMVVKEPQEMSDVVRNYPEVRWNLPGMRPLQVGLVVALVFTSVAGILSNPLFTLANDAVIKSPVLQSATTEVPTVATVIQAPDL; encoded by the coding sequence ATGGATGTTGCCAACCTTGCCTCTCAGCTCAATGCTGAGACGATTTTGCCAGAGGGCATCGTTCTGACAACCCTCCTGCTCGTCCTCATTGGTGATCTCATCAGCGGCCGCAAATCCGCCAAATGGACGCCTTATGTGGCGATTGTCGGTCTGTTAGCTGCTGTGGCTGCTCTGGCCCTGCAATGGGATAACCCCACTCCCCTAGGATTTTTAGGGGCCTTCAATAGTGACCCCTTAAGTTTGATCTTTCGCGGCATTATTGCCCTGTCCACGGCTGTCACGCTGCTGATGTCGGTTCGCTATGTGGAGCAAAGTGGAACCTCCCTGGCGGAGTTTATCGCCATTTTGATGACAGCCACCCTTGGCGGGATGTTTCTCGCGGGGGCCAATGAACTGGTTACGGTGTTTGTGGCCCTCGAAACTCTCAGTATCTCCTCCTACCTGCTGACGGGGTATATGAAACGGGACACCCGCTCCAATGAAGCGGCCCTAAAATACTTGTTGATTGGAGCCTCGAGTTCGGCAGTCTTCCTCTATGGAGTATCCCTCCTCTACGGACTCTCCAGTGGACAAACCCAACTCGATGAAATTGCCGTTGTAATCGCCAATAGCCCCGACTCTCAGGCAATTGGCATGGCGATCGCCCTGGTCTTTACGATTACCGGTATTGCCTTCAAAATCTCGGCGGTTCCCTTCCACCAATGGACACCTGATGTCTATGAAGGCTCTCCCACGCCCGTGGTGGCCTTCCTCTCCGTTGGCTCAAAAGCCGCCGGATTTGCGATCGCCATTCGCTTACTGGTGACCGCCTTTGGCTCGATGACGGATCAATGGCATTTTGTCTTTACGGCCCTGGCCATCCTGAGTATGGTCTTGGGAAATGTCGTGGCCCTGGCCCAAACCAGCATGAAACGGATGTTGGCCTACTCCTCCATCGCCCAAGCGGGATTCGTCACCATTGGCCTCCTGGCGGGAACCGATGCCGGCTATGCCAGCATGATGTTCTATCTCATGGTTTACCTGTTTATGAACCTGGGAGCCTTCACCTGTGTGATTCTCTTCTCCTTACGGACGGGAACCGATCGCATTAGTGAATATGCCGGACTCTATCAGAAAGATCCCCTCCTCACCCTCGGCTTAAGCATCTGTCTGTTGTCCCTCGGTGGGATTCCCCCCCTAGCGGGTTTCTTCGGCAAAATCTATCTCTTCTGGGCCGGTTGGCAAGCGGGACTCTATGGCCTAGTCCTGTTGGGATTAGTCACCAGTGTGGTCTCGATTTACTACTACATTCGCGTCGTCAAGATGATGGTGGTCAAAGAACCCCAGGAAATGTCTGATGTTGTGCGCAATTATCCCGAGGTTCGCTGGAATTTGCCGGGAATGCGGCCGCTACAGGTGGGATTAGTGGTGGCATTAGTCTTTACCTCGGTGGCGGGGATTCTCTCTAATCCCCTGTTTACCTTGGCTAATGATGCGGTCATCAAATCCCCAGTCTTGCAATCAGCAACGACGGAGGTTCCCACGGTGGCCACAGTCATCCAAGCCCCAGACCTCTAA